The DNA sequence gttcTTTTAGGAGGACAGTCCTTCCACTTATTTTGGGTGTGCCTCTCCTATGCCTCTTGTCAATTGTCAATGCAGAGGATCCATATCTCTTCTTCGAATGGCATGTCACCTACGGCACCATCTCTCCGTTGGGGGTCCCTCAGCAGGGCATTCTCATCAACGGCCAATTCCCCGGCCCTGAGATCAACTGCACCTCCAACAACAACATCGTTGTCAATGTCTTCAACGAAATCGATGAGCCTCTCCTCCTCACTTGGGCCGGCATCCAGCTCAGGAAGAACTCATGGCAGGACGGTACTCCCGCCACCATGTGCCCCATTCTCCCTGGCCACAACTACACCTATCAGTTCCAAGTCAAGGACCAGATAGGCAGTTATATTTACTTCCCCACTACCGCCCTCCACCGCGCCTCTGGGGGCATCGGCATGCTTAAGGTCCACAGCCGTCCTCTCATCCCTGTCCCCTTTGACAATCCTGCGGAAGATCATGCTATCCTCCTCGGAGATTGGTACAACAAGGGCCACAAGACCCTCAAGAGCATTCTTGATTCCGGCCGGTCCATTGGCAAACCCGATGGCATTCAGATCAATGGCAATTCTAACAAGGTTGGCGATGCTGCTGCTGAGCCACTCATCACCATGGAGGCCGGAAAGACTTACAGGTTGAGGGTGTGCAATGTGGGCATGAGGCTGAGTGTCAACTTCAGAATCCAGGGTCATGCCATGAAATTGGTGGAGATGGAGGGATCCCACACCGTGCAGAATGAGTACGACTCCATGGATATCCACGTCGGCCAATGCATGTCTCTCTTGGTCACCGCTGATCAAACCCCCAAGGACTACTACTTTGTTGCTTCCAGCCGCTTCTTCAAGCAAGTCCTCACATCAGTGGCC is a window from the Salvia hispanica cultivar TCC Black 2014 chromosome 1, UniMelb_Shisp_WGS_1.0, whole genome shotgun sequence genome containing:
- the LOC125189250 gene encoding L-ascorbate oxidase homolog, whose protein sequence is MGSFRRTVLPLILGVPLLCLLSIVNAEDPYLFFEWHVTYGTISPLGVPQQGILINGQFPGPEINCTSNNNIVVNVFNEIDEPLLLTWAGIQLRKNSWQDGTPATMCPILPGHNYTYQFQVKDQIGSYIYFPTTALHRASGGIGMLKVHSRPLIPVPFDNPAEDHAILLGDWYNKGHKTLKSILDSGRSIGKPDGIQINGNSNKVGDAAAEPLITMEAGKTYRLRVCNVGMRLSVNFRIQGHAMKLVEMEGSHTVQNEYDSMDIHVGQCMSLLVTADQTPKDYYFVASSRFFKQVLTSVATIRYANGNGPASPQIPLPPPENSVGIAWSINQFRSFRWNLTASAARPNPQGSYHYGKINITRTIKLSNSRQVVDGKLRFAVNGVSHVDGETPLKLAEYYGKADQVFKYDLVKDEAEQGEKVVVAPSVKNATFRNFVEIIFENHEKTIQTWHLDGYSFFAVAIEPGTWTPKKRQNYNLLDAVSRHTIQVYPNSWAAIMTTLDNAGMWNLRSDMKERAYLGQQFYFSVVSPALSLRDEYNLPAKQELCGIVKDLPRLALYT